From a region of the Nitrospiraceae bacterium genome:
- the queE gene encoding 7-carboxy-7-deazaguanine synthase QueE — protein sequence MRITEIFHSIQGESTHAGRPCVFIRLTGCPLRCTWCDTEYSFYGGREMSLDEILEEIRRTGCNLVEVTGGEPLSQPDAPLLLRRLCDEGYEVLLETSGAIDTSTVDERVHVILDVKCPGSGMADRMHWPNLARLTARDEAKFVIRDRADYEWAREVMRRENLASRCTVLVSPVFGVTDARQLAEWVLADRLPVRFQLQMHKYIWAPDMRGV from the coding sequence ATGCGCATCACCGAAATCTTCCATAGCATTCAGGGCGAATCGACCCATGCGGGACGTCCCTGTGTCTTCATCCGCTTAACCGGTTGTCCGCTGCGCTGTACCTGGTGCGATACCGAGTACTCCTTCTACGGAGGCCGGGAGATGAGTCTCGACGAGATCCTTGAGGAGATCCGACGGACAGGCTGCAATCTGGTGGAAGTCACCGGCGGCGAGCCGCTCAGTCAGCCCGATGCGCCGCTGCTCCTCCGGCGCCTGTGCGATGAGGGGTACGAGGTGCTGCTGGAAACCAGCGGCGCGATCGATACGAGTACCGTCGACGAACGAGTTCACGTGATTTTAGACGTGAAGTGTCCCGGTAGCGGTATGGCGGACCGCATGCACTGGCCGAACCTGGCGCGTCTCACCGCAAGAGACGAGGCAAAGTTCGTGATCCGCGATCGCGCCGACTACGAATGGGCTCGCGAGGTCATGCGCCGCGAGAACCTGGCAAGCCGTTGCACGGTGCTGGTCAGTCCGGTTTTTGGCGTGACCGATGCGCGTCAGCTTGCCGAGTGGGTGCTGGCAGACCGATTGCCGGTCCGCTTCCAACTGCAAATGCACAAATATATTTGGGCTCCTGACATGCGTGGGGTATAA
- a CDS encoding HAD family hydrolase codes for MPPLSTSRTMHTSQMTDIAALFDVDNTLLPGQASEVRFFRFLWRRGLVGWRELRESTGWLLRRVPPLSLQPLRERKLYLAGKPVADIVPLADEFCRGEIFPRIAAEGLARMDEHRRAGHRIVLVTGSLDFLIAPLARWLGVETVLAASPEQEHCRFTGNLLAPYPYGPGKRELITAWVRGSNIDLSRSFAYGDSPGDVELLRMVGNPLVVNPIRGMGRIARQQGWTTVRWR; via the coding sequence ATGCCCCCGCTGTCGACCTCCCGCACCATGCATACGAGCCAGATGACGGATATTGCCGCGCTGTTTGACGTGGACAATACGCTCCTGCCGGGACAGGCCAGCGAGGTGCGATTTTTTCGCTTCCTGTGGCGGCGGGGCTTGGTTGGATGGCGTGAGCTGCGGGAAAGCACGGGCTGGCTGCTCCGTCGAGTGCCGCCCTTGTCGCTGCAGCCGCTGCGCGAAAGGAAGCTATATCTGGCGGGGAAACCCGTGGCGGATATCGTGCCGTTGGCCGACGAATTTTGTCGCGGGGAAATTTTCCCCCGCATTGCAGCCGAAGGATTGGCGCGGATGGACGAGCATCGCCGCGCCGGACACCGAATCGTGCTGGTGACAGGATCGCTGGATTTTTTAATCGCTCCCCTGGCCCGATGGTTGGGTGTGGAGACAGTGTTGGCGGCCAGTCCCGAACAGGAGCATTGCCGCTTCACCGGTAACCTCCTGGCGCCCTATCCCTATGGGCCGGGTAAACGGGAGCTCATCACGGCGTGGGTCCGTGGTTCGAACATCGACCTTTCACGCTCTTTCGCCTATGGCGATAGTCCCGGGGACGTCGAGTTGTTACGGATGGTCGGCAACCCGCTGGTCGTCAATCCCATACGAGGCATGGGTAGGATCGCCCGTCAGCAAGGCTGGACCACGGTTCGATGGCGCTAG
- a CDS encoding PAS domain S-box protein has product MTANGTITELDILHARVTTLEQLVETYEQTVATQTERLLTSAERVKEQSSILRALVSATDPTQGGEFFHSIVFHLAALSQARYVVLGEYSRDVTPSVRTLAVWSGDDFGQNFSYSLEGTPCATLANDRLILIGTGAKLRFPTAKVLSDLNIDGYCGAPIYSTAGTPLGVLALLDDHPLTVSMEIQSVLMLFAARAGAELERRRAEEALRASEERFRAFLDHAPSTAFMKSPDGRYLYTNERFNRLLMPAGTSALGKTDFDLFDPSEATETAAHDRWIAETGASMECEQSVPHPDGPHTSIAVKFPLRDETGHLYAIGGIATDITDQKRSYSLLEAAMNSTADGLLVVDRQGRVTVLNERFISLWRIPDKLVHSREDDALLDFAADQVKDPQGFRKRIRELYDHPHQESNDVLEFRDGRIYERASRPQILDGEIVGRVWSFHDITDLKRMESALRTSEERLALAARGSTDAWWDGHCLPDRAWHDPENPLWWSPRIREILTLEDSEPFATLDHWAQRLHPDDRESALGALRAHIEERVPFDTDYRLQTGQGDYRWIRARGQAIWDTEGTPQRMSGSCQDITEQRAAEEALRASEERYARATAVGKVGVWELDVPRAHYHGDANLKTLFGYGADELSTDPFAWLSLVHPDDQGVALERWTQVVEGRTDQLTYELRMVRKDGTIIWTEVRGHALRAPNGAVSRLIGTTVDITERKQAEDRLRESEQRLRLTQFAVDQAGDAIFWADEQDRLVYANEAACRSLGYSREELLARMIHDIAPFHTPHAPETQGRPLEPGRAGKFESMHRTKSGRVFPVEVSISRLEHQGRSFTCCIARDVSERKRMEAELRDAIERFDLAVGGSQDGLWDAQVHPDYHWSDPRTPVWWSPRTRELLGFAEHEFPNVLGSWLPLIHPEDLDRVMSALTATVEHRVPYDVEYRLFTKSGDLRWHRAKGQGVWDEQGRPVRMAGSTSDITEQKLAEQALRESEELFGKAFRSSPYPIVISELADGRCLDANDAAISLFGYRRDEVTGYTATDLNLWPDAETRLRFVEQLNRVGSIRNMELSLRDKAGQFRRCLVSAERIELHGKQCMVTVGTDITEQMRAEAEERARAAQMIDFQAALVELARLNHEELSVPVAFRRITEVAARAVRVSRVGIWLFREDRSALVCHDLYQRVAVTHGGGITLETADHPRYLEALEAGAVMTAHQARTDPQTSELLDRYLLPLGITSMMSVPIRRQGRLVGVVAFEHAGPARSWSLEEQNFVTTVADMVTIALETEERVRAEQEMRQSEERFRAMVQNSSDITTILEADGSIRYESPMFTRLFGYPEEHVVGTNALSYVHPNDLENVKAVLEKQLMTPGVGDPIVFRYRRADGQYLTLEAIGNNRLQDDTVRGIVVNSRDITERMQAEEALRHNHALLSAIMEAATDIIFVKDLHGRYLHMNPAGFRQMGTGLSELVGKTDEDIFPQDLAASCRSTDAIVLRTGTTQTIEEVTKSSGTSTTYLTTKAPYRDGTGRIIGVIGVARDITEQKQSEEVLRQREQDLRKALDERERISQDLHDGILQSLYAVGLGLETCKSLLVRDPKKAAGTLDRGIKQLNGLMRELRNFIAGLESEVLQGRDLASALRSVVESLAQPHHLPFQVSIERKAAQHVSREQGLHLLNVVREAVSNSLRHAKARRGSVILKSLKHQIRLTVRDDGIGFRPAAVAGLGHGLTNMAARAMKLGARLTVHSKPRGGTRIVFDLPRR; this is encoded by the coding sequence ATGACCGCCAACGGAACCATTACCGAACTCGACATTCTGCACGCACGGGTGACCACCCTGGAGCAGCTGGTCGAGACATACGAACAGACGGTGGCGACCCAAACCGAGCGGCTTCTCACATCGGCCGAGCGTGTCAAAGAGCAATCGTCCATTCTCCGGGCGTTGGTGTCGGCAACCGATCCGACTCAGGGCGGAGAGTTCTTCCATTCCATCGTCTTTCATCTGGCCGCCCTCTCCCAGGCCCGCTACGTCGTGCTCGGCGAATATTCGCGTGACGTCACCCCCTCCGTGCGAACCCTCGCAGTCTGGAGCGGCGACGATTTCGGCCAGAACTTTTCCTATTCGTTGGAGGGGACGCCCTGCGCAACCCTTGCCAACGACCGCCTGATCCTAATCGGCACCGGAGCAAAACTCCGATTCCCCACCGCAAAGGTTCTCTCGGATTTGAATATCGACGGCTACTGCGGCGCTCCGATTTACAGCACCGCAGGCACTCCGTTGGGTGTCCTCGCGCTATTGGACGATCATCCCCTGACGGTCTCGATGGAAATCCAGTCGGTACTGATGTTGTTCGCGGCCCGCGCGGGTGCCGAATTGGAGCGACGGCGCGCAGAAGAGGCCTTGCGTGCCAGCGAGGAGCGCTTTCGAGCCTTTCTCGATCACGCGCCGAGCACCGCATTTATGAAGTCTCCCGACGGCCGATACCTCTACACCAACGAACGATTCAATCGATTGCTGATGCCGGCGGGCACATCCGCATTGGGCAAGACCGACTTCGACCTGTTCGACCCTTCAGAGGCGACTGAGACCGCAGCCCATGATCGGTGGATTGCGGAAACGGGCGCTTCGATGGAATGCGAACAGTCGGTTCCACATCCGGATGGCCCTCACACCAGCATCGCAGTCAAGTTCCCGCTACGCGACGAGACCGGCCACCTCTATGCCATCGGCGGCATCGCGACGGATATCACCGACCAGAAACGCTCCTATTCGCTCCTCGAGGCCGCCATGAACTCTACGGCCGACGGGCTCCTGGTGGTCGATCGGCAGGGACGGGTGACGGTCCTGAACGAACGATTCATCAGCCTGTGGCGCATCCCGGATAAGCTGGTCCACAGCCGGGAAGACGACGCCCTGTTGGATTTCGCCGCCGACCAGGTGAAGGATCCTCAAGGCTTCAGGAAACGGATCCGCGAACTGTACGACCATCCCCATCAGGAAAGTAACGACGTACTCGAATTCAGGGATGGCCGGATCTACGAGCGGGCGTCTCGCCCCCAAATCCTCGACGGCGAGATCGTCGGCCGAGTCTGGAGTTTCCACGACATTACCGATCTCAAGCGGATGGAGTCTGCCTTGCGGACCAGCGAAGAACGGTTGGCGCTGGCGGCACGTGGCTCAACCGATGCGTGGTGGGACGGCCATTGCTTGCCGGACCGCGCATGGCACGATCCCGAAAATCCGCTGTGGTGGTCGCCGCGAATTCGGGAGATCCTGACGCTTGAGGATTCGGAACCGTTTGCGACTCTCGACCACTGGGCCCAACGGCTACATCCGGACGATCGTGAGTCTGCGCTCGGGGCACTGCGGGCGCATATCGAGGAGCGAGTCCCCTTCGACACGGACTATCGTCTGCAGACCGGGCAGGGAGACTATCGCTGGATCCGGGCCCGCGGCCAGGCCATCTGGGATACCGAGGGAACACCGCAGCGCATGTCGGGCTCATGCCAGGACATCACCGAACAAAGAGCTGCGGAGGAGGCCCTGCGAGCCAGTGAAGAACGCTATGCCCGCGCAACCGCCGTCGGCAAGGTCGGGGTATGGGAGCTGGACGTGCCTCGCGCCCACTATCACGGCGATGCCAACCTGAAAACCCTGTTCGGATACGGGGCGGACGAACTCTCGACAGATCCGTTCGCCTGGCTGAGCTTGGTACATCCGGACGATCAAGGCGTCGCGCTCGAGCGTTGGACTCAGGTCGTCGAGGGACGCACCGATCAACTGACCTATGAACTTCGCATGGTGCGCAAGGATGGCACCATCATCTGGACCGAGGTCCGTGGGCACGCGCTGCGTGCCCCCAATGGGGCCGTTTCCCGGCTCATCGGCACCACGGTCGACATCACCGAACGGAAACAGGCCGAAGACCGGCTCCGCGAAAGCGAACAACGTCTGCGACTCACGCAATTCGCCGTGGACCAAGCCGGTGACGCGATTTTCTGGGCGGACGAACAGGACCGGCTGGTCTACGCCAACGAAGCAGCCTGCCGCTCTTTGGGGTATTCGCGCGAAGAACTCCTCGCCCGGATGATCCATGACATTGCGCCGTTCCATACGCCTCACGCCCCGGAGACCCAGGGGCGCCCGCTCGAACCGGGACGAGCCGGGAAGTTTGAGTCAATGCACCGGACGAAAAGCGGCAGGGTGTTTCCAGTCGAGGTGTCGATCAGTCGCCTGGAACATCAAGGTCGGAGTTTCACGTGCTGTATCGCGCGGGACGTCAGCGAACGGAAACGGATGGAGGCCGAGCTGCGGGATGCGATCGAGCGATTCGATCTCGCCGTCGGCGGATCGCAGGACGGACTGTGGGATGCCCAAGTGCATCCCGATTACCATTGGTCCGACCCTCGAACGCCGGTCTGGTGGTCGCCTCGCACGAGGGAACTGCTCGGCTTCGCGGAACATGAATTCCCCAATGTCCTCGGGAGCTGGCTGCCATTGATTCATCCGGAGGACCTGGACCGCGTCATGAGCGCCCTCACGGCCACGGTCGAACATCGCGTGCCGTACGATGTCGAGTATCGCCTATTCACAAAATCCGGAGACCTGCGGTGGCACAGGGCCAAAGGCCAGGGAGTGTGGGATGAGCAGGGACGGCCGGTTCGCATGGCCGGGTCGACAAGCGACATTACGGAGCAAAAGCTCGCGGAACAAGCCCTGAGGGAGAGCGAGGAGCTATTCGGCAAGGCCTTTCGGTCCAGCCCTTACCCGATCGTCATTTCCGAGCTGGCGGACGGGCGCTGCCTCGACGCAAACGACGCCGCGATTTCACTCTTCGGCTACCGAAGGGACGAAGTGACCGGCTACACCGCCACCGATTTGAATCTCTGGCCTGATGCCGAAACCAGACTGCGATTCGTCGAACAGCTAAACCGGGTCGGATCGATTCGGAACATGGAACTCAGCCTGCGGGACAAGGCGGGACAATTCAGGCGCTGCCTGGTGTCCGCAGAACGTATCGAGCTCCACGGCAAACAGTGCATGGTCACCGTCGGAACCGACATCACCGAACAAATGCGCGCTGAAGCGGAGGAACGCGCGCGCGCAGCCCAGATGATCGACTTTCAAGCCGCATTGGTCGAGCTGGCGCGCCTCAATCATGAGGAATTGTCGGTCCCGGTCGCTTTCCGTCGAATCACCGAGGTGGCGGCCCGCGCCGTGCGGGTATCGCGAGTCGGTATCTGGCTGTTTCGGGAGGACCGGTCGGCGCTGGTATGCCACGACTTGTATCAGCGCGTCGCCGTCACGCATGGCGGAGGCATCACATTGGAAACCGCGGACCATCCCCGCTACTTGGAGGCACTCGAGGCCGGCGCCGTCATGACCGCGCATCAGGCCAGAACCGACCCCCAGACGAGCGAGCTCCTGGATCGATACCTCTTGCCGTTAGGCATCACGTCCATGATGAGCGTCCCAATTCGCCGGCAGGGCAGGCTCGTCGGGGTCGTCGCATTTGAACACGCCGGACCCGCGCGGAGTTGGAGCCTGGAAGAACAGAATTTTGTGACCACGGTCGCGGACATGGTGACGATCGCGCTCGAAACCGAGGAGCGTGTGCGCGCCGAGCAAGAAATGCGACAAAGCGAGGAGCGATTCCGCGCCATGGTACAGAACTCCTCGGACATCACGACCATCCTGGAAGCGGACGGTTCGATCCGATACGAGAGCCCGATGTTCACCCGCCTGTTCGGCTATCCCGAGGAGCATGTCGTCGGCACCAATGCGCTCTCCTACGTCCACCCGAACGACCTCGAGAACGTGAAGGCAGTGCTCGAGAAGCAGTTGATGACGCCAGGCGTGGGGGATCCCATCGTCTTTCGCTATCGACGAGCCGATGGGCAATACCTGACCTTGGAGGCCATCGGGAACAATCGGTTGCAGGACGACACGGTCCGCGGAATCGTGGTGAATTCGCGGGACATTACGGAGCGGATGCAGGCTGAAGAGGCCTTGCGCCACAATCACGCACTCTTGTCGGCCATCATGGAGGCTGCAACCGATATCATTTTCGTGAAGGACCTCCACGGTCGATATCTCCACATGAACCCGGCCGGTTTCCGGCAGATGGGAACGGGCCTCTCCGAGCTGGTAGGGAAGACGGACGAGGACATCTTCCCTCAGGATTTGGCAGCGAGTTGCCGCTCGACCGACGCCATCGTCCTTCGTACCGGCACCACGCAGACGATCGAGGAAGTAACCAAGTCAAGCGGCACGTCGACGACCTATCTGACCACCAAGGCTCCCTATCGCGACGGCACCGGTCGAATCATCGGCGTCATCGGCGTCGCACGCGATATCACCGAACAGAAACAATCCGAAGAAGTCCTGCGCCAACGGGAACAAGACCTCCGAAAAGCGCTCGATGAACGGGAACGTATCAGCCAAGACCTCCATGACGGCATCCTCCAATCCCTGTATGCCGTCGGGCTCGGGCTGGAAACCTGCAAATCCCTGCTGGTCCGAGATCCCAAGAAAGCGGCCGGCACGCTCGATCGAGGCATCAAACAATTGAACGGGTTGATGCGGGAGTTGCGCAACTTCATCGCCGGCCTGGAATCCGAAGTCCTGCAGGGCCGTGATTTGGCGTCGGCCTTGCGCAGCGTCGTCGAATCCCTGGCCCAGCCACACCATTTGCCGTTCCAAGTCTCGATCGAACGGAAGGCGGCCCAACATGTGTCCCGCGAGCAGGGGCTACACCTGCTCAATGTCGTGCGGGAAGCCGTCAGCAACAGCCTTCGCCATGCTAAGGCCCGGCGGGGATCCGTCATACTCAAGTCCCTGAAGCATCAGATTCGGTTGACCGTTCGCGACGACGGAATCGGGTTTCGGCCGGCCGCCGTGGCTGGATTGGGTCATGGCTTGACCAATATGGCGGCACGCGCTATGAAACTCGGCGCGCGCTTGACCGTGCATTCCAAGCCGCGCGGCGGAACTCGCATCGTGTTCGACTTGCCAAGGAGGTAA
- a CDS encoding response regulator transcription factor, with the protein MPALKTHTIRILLVDDHEVVRVGLRTLLNEHQDLRIVGEAGTMADSIREAFRLRPDVVLMDARLPDGSGVEACREIVSSCPDTRVIFLTSYADDDSVLAAVLAGAHGYVLKEIDSSALVGAIQAVAEGQSILDPTITERALDWIKGADRTRIRGGIDQLSPQEERVLALVAEGRTNKEIAASLQLSDKTVKNYLSNIFQKLHITRRAQAAAFFIRRKS; encoded by the coding sequence ATGCCCGCACTGAAGACACACACGATCCGCATTCTGTTGGTGGATGACCACGAGGTCGTTCGCGTAGGACTGCGCACGCTGCTCAATGAACATCAGGACCTGCGGATTGTGGGAGAGGCCGGTACGATGGCCGACTCCATCCGTGAGGCGTTCCGGCTGAGGCCGGACGTGGTGCTGATGGATGCGCGCCTTCCCGACGGCTCTGGCGTGGAAGCCTGCCGGGAGATTGTGTCGAGTTGCCCGGACACCCGCGTAATCTTCCTGACTTCCTACGCCGATGACGACTCGGTCCTGGCCGCCGTCCTCGCGGGCGCGCATGGGTACGTGCTGAAGGAAATCGATTCCTCCGCGCTCGTCGGCGCGATCCAAGCCGTCGCGGAGGGTCAGTCCATCCTCGACCCGACCATCACGGAGCGGGCGCTCGACTGGATCAAGGGAGCAGATCGCACCCGCATACGAGGCGGGATCGACCAACTCTCACCCCAAGAGGAACGGGTCTTGGCTCTGGTAGCGGAAGGACGCACCAACAAGGAGATTGCGGCCTCGCTCCAGCTGAGCGACAAGACCGTCAAGAACTACCTGTCGAACATTTTCCAGAAGCTGCACATCACCCGGCGCGCCCAGGCTGCCGCCTTCTTCATCCGCCGGAAATCCTGA